The genomic region GCGATGCTGAAGGTGCAGGCACAAGCCAGTGGCCATggcctttctctgcttctgacCACCTCGGCCGTTGCTTTTGTGAGCCTTGAGAGCAAAGCAACGAGAGGCTGGTCTGAAACCCCATCTGCACCCGTGCCCCAGCCAGAGCTGCCCCCCACaaccctggggaacaccacgGGACAGCCTGGAGGATGCAAACCCCATGCTGCGGTGCCTCAGCCCACCCTGCATAGCGGTgctgccccagccagcagcctgaGGGTCCCTGGCAGAAGAAGGGACGCCCACAAGGTCAGCACTGTGCCCCAGCAAATGCGCAGTAAAACCACAGCATGTTGGTGCTGGGCTGAGCTCCAGGGCATGGGGCTGGGTACCCTGGTGTGCatccccaccccaaacccaccacCCAGAAAGGTCCCCTCCCATCAGGGCCAGAGGTGGGACAGGCTGGAAGCCCTCAGCAACATCTGGGTCTGGGATGCAAGTGCCAGATGTGCTGCCCCgtggtgatgatgatggtgatgatgatgatgatgacggCGATGATGACGGCGACGATGACGGCGGTGGCCCTCGCCAGCCGAAAAAGCCCGCGCTACAGCCGAGGCGCCTTATAGCgaggcggcggcagccccgccctgccctgctgcagctgtgggcacCGCCCCCTGTATGCAAATCGCCCCTCCTGCGCAGCCAATGGGGAGGCAGAGGGCGTGGCCACGGCGGGACTTGCCCGGGCATGTGAGCGCAGCAGCTTCCGGGCCAGACACGTGCgagccgcggcggggcccggcgggcggcggtggGTCCGGGGGCAACCGGGGGGTCGGGGGCGGACAGGGGCCTGGGGGTGGGCAGTAGggcgggcaggggatggggcCGGCAGTGAGGCGGACAGGGCCCGGGTTACGGGCGGACAGGGCCCTAGGGGTATGGAGAGGGCCAGGCCGGGGGGAGGcggtggggtgggcagggggctgcgggtTGGTAAGGGAGTGGGCAGGGCTCTGGAACGGGGAatggggcgggcgggggcgtTGGGACAGGGTGTGACGATGTATCCGTGTCTCCCTTGCCCCATAGCTTCTGCCTGGACTGCCTGTGTCTGCCCACACCacgggaggggggggggaatgtcGCGGGAGGGGTGCTGAGGGGTATGTGGGTCCCTTTTGAcaggggggcacgggggctgcATGGCACTCACGCCCCTTGTGCCCCCTCCAGCAGGGATGCCTCCTGGCAAAGGGCAGATGACCCCACTGCTGCCCGCCCCGAAGGTCTCCGTGCCCACCCCACAGGGCACCCATGGCCCCGCCGTGTGGGGCTGCGCTCAGCCCCTGCAGGGTCCTGGCACACCGCAGGGTCGCAGCAAGAAGAAGAGCCGCAAGCACCAACGGTTCATGGAGCGCCGAGcactgctggagcagaagggGCTGCTGAGCCCCCGCCGGCGCCTGGGCAGCCATGCCCCCGTGCTGGGGCCGGAGGCACGCAGCACGCTCGCCAAGGCAGGTGGAACCACGGCACCGCACTGCCGGAAGGTCCCCAAGCCCAAACAGGTcatctccccatccctgtccccatccgCCTCTCCAGACAGCATAGCCAGGCACCactctgtgctgctgtcccAGGGGGATGGCAGCTCCAAGCGGGTGCGGACCTCCTCCCCACTTCTGTGCCCGGGCAAGTACGTGGCCATCGACTGCGAGATGGTGGGCACCGGTCCTCAGGGCAGGCTGAGTGAGCTGGCGCGGTGCTCCGTGGTGAACTACAAGGGGGATGTTATCTATGACAAGTACGTCCAGCCCGAGCTGCCCATTGTAGACTACCGGACGCGCTGGAGTGGCATCACCAAGCAGCACATGAAGGGTGCAATTCCCTTCAAGGCTGCCCAGGCAGAGGTGAGGAAAAgagataaattttttttaaaaaaaaaaagctgtgtgttATCTGTCGGCCACAAATTGGGCTATTTGGTGGCTCATGCTGAGGTGCTCTGAGGCAGAGACACAAGCACAGGACGGGGAGCCTCCAAAGCCATGCAGTGGGTTGGTTTGCTTGTGACTGCTCCATTCTGGGAACCTAAAAAACTAGAACTGAAGGAACTGAATTTAACAcagaatgatttattttatgcttaATTGGTGTTTCTTTTGCTGCACCACCTGTCTAACCCTTTCTGACGCTTCCAGATCCTGAAGATCTTGAAAGACAAGATTGTGGTAGGACACGCCATCCACAATGACTTCCAAGCCCTGAAGTACTTCCACCCGAAAGACAGGACGCGAGACACCAGCCAGATCCCTGTGCTGAAGcagagggcagggctgcccatcAGGGCCAGCATCTCCCTCAAGAGCCTGGCCAGGCACCTGCTCCAGAAAAAGATCCAGGTAAGCACCAGGAGCCTTGAGACAGGGAGCAGTTCCTGGGTTTGCTACGAGCCTGTGTGGTCAGCCTGGTCCCCCCATCTCCATGGGTGCTCTCTGTGAGATGGAGATGAACCTTGTTCAACCTGTGCTCCTGGCTATGATCAAGCTGGGGGAGCCCAGAACCTCCCAGGCTGACCATTAAGCATCTCAGTAAAGCAGGGACAGGATCTGTGCCCTCCAGAAAGTGCTTGAGATGCACGtatctcctgggctgcatcgAACCTTTGCCAACTCCAGAACCCCCAGCACTTGTGTCCTTCTGAGCAAGCAGACAAGGCGACCTGCTGGATTTCTGCCAAACCCTTTTTCTAACGAGGCTTCTCCCCCTTTGCTCAGGTCGGCTGCAAAGGGCACTCGTCGGTGGAGGATGCTCAGACGGCCATGGAGCTGTACAGACTGGTGGAGGTGCAgtgggaggcagagctggcccGTAGcctgcccccccggccccccagccccgtcaCAGACCCCACCACAGACAGCAGCCAGTACATGGACGACCAGTACTGGCCCACGGACCTGATGGCAAGCAGCCTGTGATGGGGGACGGTGTCTCCTCCACGTGTTTCGGGCCATCCTGATGCCTTCAGCTATTAAAGGTGGAGGCGGCTGCCGACCTTCTTCCCCGGGGCTTGTGCTCCACGTGCTCTTCCCGGCACCTGGTCCCGCTGCAGACAGCAGCGCAGAGGAGTTGGACACCCCAGCCCCGCTTGGGGACAGAGAAATGGTGGCACTTGCACACTGGTGATCTACCGAAAATGCTGTCTGCAGCCTCTTGCTGTCTCACGGAAATAAGCGCTGTGGCTACGCTGTGTTCGTCTGTCACTCGGTGCTCGGGGACGAGCAGGGTCCCAGTGCCAGCCTGGAGGAGCCCCTTGGGCGTGCGATGGCTGCGGCAGTGGGGTGGGGTTGCCAGGGCACCTCCCGTGTCCTCTGGGAGGAGATACCCCCGTGGTGGGCAAGTGGCCAGTCTCCCTGTGGGAGGACTGAGGTATCTTGCTGATGCCCAAAGGCTGAAAACCATCTAGGGCCAGTTAAACAACCTGTTTCCTCCTCACTTTCTTTGCACAGTGAAGCCTGAAAAGAAAGTCTGGGTCTAATCAATGTCCAGCCTGGACAAGAGCATAGGATgcacttcattttaaatagtCTACTCACATATTTGTccaattctgaattaaaaactgTTCTTGCAAAACCCTTGTGTGCGTGTTGCGTGACCTGAtctggcagctttccaggaaggagagggcagggatggggttgGCAAGGGGTGAGTGTGCGCTGCCTGTGTCCTGTGCTGTGCCCCAGTGCTTAAAACCCACCTGCAACCAGAAAAGGTGCTTTGAGTGGCCTGATGATGACTGGAGTGAGAAGTTTCTTGAGCTATGGACTGGTCCCCTCTGCTCTGGGGCCATCCCTGTGAAGGTAGGAGGAGCAGGGGATGGACTCAGCAAGAACCCTGTGGTTCAGCACTGCTGGCTGCTTGGAAAAAAGCCCATTGCAAGAGAAAGTGTcatgctccagcagctgggctgtcaCAGCTTGGGGAGTTCCCTGTGTAACGGAGAGGCACTGCTGGGCTTTGCCCACCCTGTGAGACAGTGTCCCTGTGCACAGGGCCTGCTCTCTGGGGTGGGAACAATGCTGAGCTGTGGCGTGGGCTGCTGTGACAGTGTGGGGATGGGGTGATGCTCACCTGCAGTGGCTCTGcccacaggctgctgctttttggatGACATATATAGGTACCTGTGCTGCACAGATGTACCCCAGCTGGGTGCGTGAGCACCAGAGCGGGGTTTGGGGCTGGACATGGGGAGCCGCATGCTTTCCTGGGGAGCTGAACAGACACGGTTATagaaaaaatcagtattttttttttgccaggtgCCTCAAGGCTAAGGCTGCCCCTTTAGCACAGGGGTCCCACTGCCCGGGCTGTGAGACAGgagggggcgggagggggctggagggcTGTCGGCACCCCCGGGAACTTTTGGGAGCCTGGCCACAGCATGGTGCGGCTACGGCAGCCAGGACTGAAATGTAGTCCATGTCCCCCACAGCCAGGCTTGACGGGTCCCAAGCTTTCCCCGGCAgccaggggcagggaaggggagctcagccccagcctTGGAAGCGGCCAAGGAGCCGGGTGACGCAGGCACACCTGACGCACACATCAGTGCCATTACAAGATGCATCTTGCACTTCCCATCTTAactcctccctgcccagcagaGGAAGCCAGGGACAGCTCAGAAATGCTTCAAAACACATTGGACATGTCTGAAAAGCTCTGCCCTCCCAGTGGCCCGAGCACAACCTTCCttcaacagaaataataataacctGGGTTGTGCCCTGAGCTCATGGTCTAGGCACTCTCCACCAGACCTGGTAGGAAACGTGGCCCCATGGTAGGTCTTTAAATCCTGTAAATCCTGCTCGTGGCAGTTTGTCCCAGGCAAGTTTCTGATGCAGCAAGTTGTAAAACCCAGCTGGCACCACTCTCCTTGCAAGCCTCGGGGTGCAGCTCAGCTGAGCCCCAGCACGATGCCATGCAATGTCAGCAGGACCCAGTGGGGTACGGGAGGGACCTGAACCCCACGGAGGCACCCACAGGGATGCAGGAGGAGCACGGCTGGCACaggtttttctccatttccttctctctgccatTTCCACCTCTCCCAAGGCGGCAGGAAGGAAGCAAAGCTGTGGGAAAGGTGACAGAAGCTCAGTGGGTCAGCAGACAGCACCATCAGAAGATGGTGGCATCCCAAAGCCAatgcagcagtgctgccttCTGTTCCCGGGAATGCAGACCCAGAGGAAGGGCACGGCAGAGGGATGCTTTGCTCATGGCCATATAACCTGGCCCATATAACTGCATCCCCTCAGGGGGTATGTGGGTCCATGGGGAGCTTGCATGGGgcaccccacagctcccagcttgTTTGTCCACCTGAGCCCCCCGTTATTGTCCCCCTAGCCCACCTTGTCTTGCCACCCCATAGCACTGACTTTCCTTAAGTCACATGATGGCTCAATGTGAAACAGATGTGTTGGGGTGAGGCTGGAGAAAGCTGCAAAAGGCAGTGGAAGGCCATGAGGCTCTATCAGCCTATGACTCAGCCTGCCTTGCCATCAGCCAGCGGCGAGGGGAAGGCataattaaggaaagaaaaaaaccaccacatttCTGAAGTCTTCACCATCCAAACATTTTAGTGAGACCCACTTCCAAAAGTAAgcctgggctgggctccagGCAAGGGACAGATTTCTCTAAGCACTCATCCCCTGTGATCCAGGGCAGCTTTTCCCCTGCCTACCCACAGCAGAGTTCCCCAGCCTGCCGCATGGCTGCCcatgctctgcttctgctgggtgGGTGTCGGACACCCAGAGGGTGCTTGAAACAGCACCATAGCAGAACAGCAGCTGTACCAGGAGACCCCACGCCAGGAATGTGCCTGACTCTCCTGCCCTGCATTGCCAGGGCCTGGCCATGGTCCAGCACCTCTCCTGGCATCACAGCCCCAGGCTTGCACGGTGGCATGAGGTGCTGGTAAAGTCCCAAGCTGTCTTGGAGAGCTTGTCCCCATCGCCACTATGCTGATTTAACCCCCCTGCTGAAATACCCCCCTGCTTTGGGGGCAAATTTGAAGGCAGCAACGCAGGCAAAGGCTGGCTGCCGTTTGGTGCTCACATGTCCTGCAAGCTTCACTTCTGTGCCATGAtctccagctcctggggaaGCTGAGAAACAAATCTGGGGGGTCAATCCCCATTTACATCAGATTTGAAGGTCtggaaaaaccccaacattcTGCTCTGCAAGCCCCCAAGCTCCCCAAGGCAGAGTTGCTGAGGAGCAAACCCCATGGATGATGAGGGGTGATGGCAACTCGCTCCCTGCCGATGAAGAGACGTTTGCTCTGCATAATCTGAACGGCAACTTTTGTCCCATTTTTGCCTGGTGAACCCTTCAAGAGCTAATCAGGACTTTCACAGGTGTCTGTGAATATTCACCTACATGCCAGGGAGTTGCTAGGGCTGAAAGCAGCCAACCTTCACTCTGGTTCATCACCCGAGCAGCCCACTGGTGCTCGTGCTGGGAGGCCGAGCAGCTTTACATGGGTgaaggagagctgggctggctCACCATTTACACTAAATTTCATTATAATTGAGGAATCTGCAGAAAACTCAGCCGTTGTCTCAATGACCCTGAATAATGATTAACCCAAACCCATGAATCCAGCAATGGGCTTCTTTATCAGAGGGAAAACATTGTCAAATGAGTTTTTTCCAGCCAGCTGCAAGAGCAGGTAACTGATAAGCCCGTCATTGGAGTGGGGCTGAGCCAATGGGAGCCGATGGCGACGGCTTTTACTTCTGTCTAGCAACAGCTTCACCttgagcagcaggcagcaattCAATGCTTTCCCTTGCTTTTACTGAGCTtcccccttcctgccctcctGCTACATGGCGGTTTTCATGAGGGACACTCAGAAACTGAGTTTCTCATGGATTGTCCCcagttttctgcatgtttttggTGTCTATTCCTAAATGGCATGGCAAGAGCTTTGCAGCTGTAAAAGAGGATGCATGCTCCCATTCTGCCtttccctggctctgctctcacCCTTGCCTTGCCCGTGCACCCAGggctctgcttctgctgggtgGGTGTCGGACACCCAGAGGGTGCTTGAAACAGCACCATAGCAGAACAGCAGCTGTACCAGGAGACCCCACGCCAGGGATGTGTCTGACTCTCCTGCCCTGCATTGCCAGGGCCTGGCCATGGTCCAGCACCTCTCCTGGCTGCCGAGGGCTGTTTGCATGGGGACCACAGCTGGGAGCGGCACCCCTGGATCAGGGCATGCTGCAGGATGCAGGGAGTGTTTAGCTTTGATGCTGGCTCTGGTTATCACAGCACGGGTGGTTGAAGTGCCACATAATCCTCAAATGTCTTGGGGTGGAGCAATGCCAGTACCTAATAACAGCGCAGAGCAAGCCCCTAACCTGGGGCAGTCTGTCCCCTCActgtggggacacagagggatGATTCACCCCGtttgcaggcagggagcggAGGCTTCTCTCAGGTGACTTGCCAGAGACCaaaccagctgcagcagagggaggAACCGGCCTCCCTGTGCTCCCCATCCCATCAGTACCCCCACCCGCCATCGCCCCTCTCCTCTCCGCCCCAAGCGTGAATTAGAAGGCAGAAAACTTGCAGCTGGctataaattaaaatctcaggAGCCTTAATAACCCGCTTGGCCGGAAGAAGCGAATAGGTGTGATGTGGAAATGAATAGGCACATCTGGCAGCCGCTTAGCACTTCGGCTGCAGGAggggtgtgcgtgtgcatgtgtgcatgtgtgtgcgtgcaGGAACCGCCAGCACAGCCTCCCAGATTGGCTGCAAAACCCCTTCCCGACCAATGCTGGGGACCAGGGTGGCCTAGCAACAGCCTTTCCCTAATGAAAAACAAGCCACTTACTTACTTACTTAAGCATCATGACTGTCTGCGGATGAGAGGAAAAGGCACAGTTCCTGGCATGCCCCATCCTCCCCAGGGAGCCAGCCCCAAAGGGGCTGCAAAGGCTGCGCTGGATGGGCTGGGGTGGCCCGACCCAAGTACCCATGTACCTCTCAGTCCCTGCTCCGCAGTCTCGTTGGGTGCACGGGAAGGGTTTGCTGCAGGCACAACACAAGGAAGCCCCTGGGGGAGAAACCCCTTCCCGTTCAGCCACGGCTCCATCCCCCGTGCAGGCAGCCTGGGTGCCAGACTCAACCCCAGCATGGCAAGGGGAACCCCACCAcaggcaccccacagccctgcacccatGGGGCAAGCTGGGGGCTGGATGCCAAGTGATCATGGGGGCTGTGAGCCACTGAAGATGCTGCCTTTGGGACAGGAGAGGTTCATGGGGTGCAGTGCTGGGGGCATGTGGGGtgctccccagcactgcctggtaAAGGAGGAGCCAAGGGGTTGATCACCACTGTGGTCTTGCTTGGAGATGTCACCTTCCcatgtccctgccctgggactCTCCCCCAACAGCTGCCCAGAGAAAGGGCTCTGAGGACAGCAGGATCGGATGCATGAGCATAAGCCCATGCCTTAGCAATAGCCTCCCTGCAAGCCAGCTCGGAAAGTAACCGCTGAGCTTATGGCCGGGGGGACTAGGGGCTGGCCCTGGGGTCagtgggcatggggacatgttgcaggaggcaggctgggagctggggcagaTGGCAGAGGACATCGAGGCACAGCATTGCTTTTGGGCTGCAGAAACACCTCTTCCTTGGGGAGCAGTGAGATGCAGGTCAGCTCTCTCCCAGCAATGTGTGCAATTCCCAGTAAGGCAATGGAGAGAAAGGACCCAGCTCAGCCCGCccagcactgggagcagcagcagcgtggcATGGCATTTCCTCCATCCCCAGTCGCTGCATCATCTCAGGGAGCTTTAAGTTCTGCACCAAACCTGTGGTCTTTCAGCCTGCTTTTCCCTGTACCAGCTCACCCTGGGGATGACAGGGAGATGTTAGAGCACCTATGGTGGTTTTTAGATTTTCTAATTCAAAAGGGAAGTTTCAGCTCAGCTGAAAACACAgcccctgcctccagctcagACCTGCCCCACAACAGAGCTGCCTGCACCACTCCGCTCCCGCATGCCCGAGGCCCCTCGCAAAGCATTAGAAATAactctttattattatttttttttcccaaacaagaaaacaaaatatcatCATTTTTCCAATGCCAGCTGACCGGGGAAGAGCAGCAAGCGTGGTATGCCCCAGGCCAACATCTCTACCACGATGGATGAAGCATGGTGAAGGCTCTTCTCCGGGGGATCctgatggagaaaatgaaaaaataactggAGTGGCGGGGGAAAGCACAAAACATGACTCTCCACTCCTCTGGGCTGACCCCATGGGGAGATGTCCCCGGTTTTCACTCCATTTCTGCCCATTCCAGGTTTGTGCAGTCCTGGCTGTTCACTAGATGGTGCCCTCGGGCTGCTGGTTTCGGAGACATCCCCTCGCAGGCTGGGGATGGGACAGGGCCCGGCTCTGCTCCGGGTTCCCAGGGTGTATTTTAGGCAGGTCACAAGCACAAAAGGAGTGTGAAAGCCCCTTGCATCGTGCAATTAAATCCCTGCGCATTCTGGGGGCTTTGGGGTCTGGGTCCAGTAACGCGCTGCAAGCACTGGCCTCTCTCCCCATATCCTGGGTCTATCCCAGTGCCtcagtattttatatttctgccACTGTGAAGGTGTTTTACATCCCCAAAACAGGGAGAGAAGATGGGATGGACAAAGAGGCAATTCCATGGTGAATGCATTTGAGTAAAATAGATACTAACAGTTCACAGCCGTCACCAAAAAACTCTGTACGGCTGTAGTTCTGCAGCTCCGGTGCAGGaggcaaagaggaggaagacaagCTAAGCCATGTTAGTGTTACTAGGAGGATATTTATTCATTTAGAAATGTAAATCAATGGGCATAAAACAGCATTAGCTGTCTCCGTCGGGGAGGAGCCCTGTCACAGAGCAGGAGGTTGCGATGGGACAGGGATGCAGGGCATCCGCGGGGCTGTCCATGGACGCGGGGCAGGAGTAGCCGGGGTTGCTGCAGGTCAGCGCCGGGGTCTGTTTGCTGTCCCAGGAGATCACTGTTTGCATTTGGCCTTCACCTGGCCAGGATGGAGACTCTTTCCCCTTTATTAAAAACCACTCATGCCTTTATAAGATGGGGATCCCAGCTGTGAGTGGCAACTTCTAGGGGCCAAGTCACACAAGGCCACTCTGTGATGGCACTGTAGGACATGCCAGTGGACCCCTTAATCTGCTGGTCTCTTAAAATAGCAGAATGATGGAAAAGATCAAAGCCAGAGCTACACAGAGCAGCATTTGTTGGCATTTTAAGATGGCATTAGTATGCAGTTGTGGGTGAAAAAGTTACTCCAAAAACAGTTTCTTGTTGCTGCCCatctctgccctgccccagaCAAACCCTGAGTCCTGCCCGTGTGCGGGGACTCACACTGCTCCGGGTCCTGCAGAGCCGTCCAGACACTGGGTTCTGAGCCACAAAGGCCAGGGACTGCtcctaatttttattatttttgggtttgggggtttttttttttgatgctgGGCAGATCGAGCTGGAAATAATGTGGTAGAAATTATGTTTGTCTTCAGCATCAGCAGCCCAAATGTCCTGGAGGGAGACACCTCTCTGATGAGCCTCGAGGACCTAACGTCAGCAGGAGGCAGGAATGGGTCTCTTGGCCTCTGGCATCATCGGCTCCaataaaaagatgtaaaaaaggGCAAAATGGCACTCAGAGGCCTCCCCAGTGTCTCTCATTTTGGGGATGGATGTGAAGAATGAGCACATGAACACAACTGCCTACAAAACCTGCTTTTGACCTTCCAGGTCTCTCCTGTTGGAGGAAAGCTTGGCCAAGAAAACCCATTAAATTGGGAATGCAATCCCAGGTACCTCTGTGGGGGATGCTCTTCAACGATCGAACAATGCTGCTGCCTTGGACAGACACAGGTTCATCCCACCTCTGGGAAGAGCACCTTCCTCCACGCTGACTCTCGCTCTCAGAAGCCTTCACCTCTGAGCAGAAGGCAGACCTGCCTCTTTGCGCCCAGAGACCTGACAATCCACTGCCTTCATCCTGACAAATAAAACCCCGTGTTTAGCACCTAAGTCCAGTGTTAGGAGGAACACTGCAGTAAAGATACACACCCTTGTTATCTCTATAATTTACCTTTGTGTAAAATATATCCCTGTATGAAGGAGTCATTTTTGTAGCCCGTGCTACATTGAACATGAATGTGTTTTCCATATTTACTTGTAGCTCAGGAGAGAAAACTTGCGGCAGGGAACCAAGCATCTACCTGCCTGCTCAAACAGGTGGATTTTTCATTAAGAGACCACAAAAATTGTTAAAGGTGTCTGGTTTTGACCCATTTCAGCAGGTTTCCCAAGTGCACAAAGGATTTAACAGAGAATAAATCCATTAATTCCTACTCTGATGAAGGAATATGGGCACAAAGATAAGAGGGGAGCATCCAGAAAGCTGTCCCCTCCTCCGGCCCCGAGCTTCCCCTGCTTCAGGCTGTCCTGCACAGATGCTAGCCAGGATGAAGTGGGCTAAACCTGAGGCCCAGTTTGCATCCCTGGGGCATGGTCCCTTCTGCGGCTCCCCAAGCTGTGCCACAGCACCGATGCCCTCACCGAGAGGCTGGCCGGGGACCACAGCCTGGTCCAGCCGGGGCTGGCCACTGCCACTTGTCCCAGGTGGTGGGAAACACTTGGCACAGGCAGGCTCTGTCTCCTCTCAAAGCTCCTCTGTTGGCACCAGGCAAGCGCCGAGCCCCCCGGGAGGGGACACGGGCAGTAGgtgtggggagagagaaagatgaagTAACTGATGGGGAATGGGTTTAAGGGGAAGGAGTTTTCCCT from Ciconia boyciana chromosome 8, ASM3463844v1, whole genome shotgun sequence harbors:
- the AEN gene encoding apoptosis-enhancing nuclease gives rise to the protein MPPGKGQMTPLLPAPKVSVPTPQGTHGPAVWGCAQPLQGPGTPQGRSKKKSRKHQRFMERRALLEQKGLLSPRRRLGSHAPVLGPEARSTLAKAGGTTAPHCRKVPKPKQVISPSLSPSASPDSIARHHSVLLSQGDGSSKRVRTSSPLLCPGKYVAIDCEMVGTGPQGRLSELARCSVVNYKGDVIYDKYVQPELPIVDYRTRWSGITKQHMKGAIPFKAAQAEILKILKDKIVVGHAIHNDFQALKYFHPKDRTRDTSQIPVLKQRAGLPIRASISLKSLARHLLQKKIQVGCKGHSSVEDAQTAMELYRLVEVQWEAELARSLPPRPPSPVTDPTTDSSQYMDDQYWPTDLMASSL